From Methylococcus capsulatus:
CCGGCCGGCTGAATCATGGCCAGCACGACCCGAAGGTAGTAGTAGATGCCGATGCCGCTGCCGATGACGACGGCGGCGACCAGGGGCCAGGTTCCAGCCTGCACGCCGGCGGCGAAGACGTAGAATTTGCCGACGAAGCCGACCGTGAGGGGGATGCCGGCCAGCGACAGCAGGGCGAGGCTGAGCACTGCGGCGAGCCAGGGTGAACGCCAGAACAGGCCGGCGTAGTCGCTGAGCCGGTCGGTTTCGCGGTCGTCGTCGGATAGAGCGGAGATGACGCCGAACGCGGCCAGGCTGGTGAGCGTGTAGGCGGCGAGGTAGAAGGCGATCGTTTCCGCCTGCAAGTCCCGCCGCAGTAGTCCCGCCGCGACGAATCCCACCAGCAGATAGCCCATGTGAGCGATGGACGAATAGGCGAGCAGCCGCTTCAGGCTGACCTGCAGGAGCGCCAGGAGATTGCCTGCCAGGATGGAGGCGGCGGCCAGCATGCCGAGCACGCAAAGAAAGGTTTCCGAGCGCTCGGCATGGACGGCGGTGAAAAACCGCAGCAGCAGGGCGAACATGGATGCCTTCGATACGGTCGCGAGGAAGGCGGTGACGGGGGCGGGTGCGCCCTGGTAGACGTCCGGCGTCCACAGGTGGAACGGCGCCAGAGACAGTTTGAAGCCAACCGCGGCCAGGATCAGGAACAGGCCGGCGAGAGCGAGCGGTTTTTGCTCCAGTTCCAGGCCGCTCGCGCCGATCTGTTCGAACGAGAGCACGCCCAGGTCGCCATAGACCAGCGCCATGCCGAACATGAGGAAAGAGGAGGCGAGTCCCGATAGCATCAGGTATTTGATGCCTGCTTCCAGTGGGCGGGAGGCCCGGACGCTGTAGGCGATCATCGGGAACAGGGAGATCGTCAGTACTTCCAGGCCGAGGAAGAACATGGCGAGATGGGCGCTGGATACCAGCAGCAGTGCGCCCAGGGTCGAGGTGAGGAGCAGCACGAGGATTTCTTCGTTCTCGTTCTCGCGCCGGCGGAAATAGGCCAGGCACAGGAGGGCGACGGCGAGCGCGGCGAGCAGGAAAAGCGCATGGAAGAACACGCCGTTGGCGTCGATCAGCAGCAGGTCGGTGGCGCGGGCCGGTGCGACCGACAGTGCGCGGGGCAGAGTGGACAGTGTGGCCAGCAGGCCGCCGACCGTCAGCCAGAAAACGAGGCGGAAGCTCCGCCGGATCGCGATGGCGAGCATCACGGCGACGGTGGCCGCCGACAGTACGATGAAGGGGAGCAGGGCGGTGAAAGCGTCGGCGGTCACGTCAGGTTCCTCGCTGGGCCAGGGTCCGGGTCAGGCCGGTCACCGTGGCATCGGTGTAGGCCAGCATCGATTGGGGATGCAGCCCCATCCAGGCAGTCGCAGAGACCAGGAACAGCATCACGCCCATTTCGCGCAGGCCGAAATCGCGGATTTCATGGCGGGAATCCGGCCCGTGGAACGCCCGCTGCATCACGTAAAGCGCATACACCGGCGCTAGGATCAGGCCGAGGGCGGCGAACGCGGTTATTGCGGCATCGACGCGGAAGCTCCCCAGCAGCACCAGGAATTCGCCGACGAAATTGCCCAGCCCCGGCATGCCCAGCGCGGCGACCGAGAAGAACAGGGTGATAGCGCCGAGGCGGGGCGCCCGGGCCCACAAGCCGCCCATCCTGCCCATGTCGCGGGTGTGGAGCCGCTCTTGCAGGGCGCCGGCGACCATGAACAGCGCTGCCGCGCTGACGCCGTGGGCGAGCATGGTCATCACCGCGCCTTGCAGCGCCGCTTGGTTGCCGGCGAAGGTGCCGAGCAGCACGAAGCCCATGTGGCTGACGCTGGTATAGGCGATGAGGCGCTTGAGATCGGTTTGGGCGAAGGCGAGCTTGGCGGCGTAGAGGATGCTGACCGCGCCCAGCGCCATGGCGATGGGGGCGAAATCCTGCGCCGCGCCGGGGAACAGCGGTACCACGAAGCGCAGCAGGCCGTAGGCGCCGGTCTTCAGCAGCACCCCGGCCAGGATCACGCTGCCGCCGGTCGGTGCCTGGGTATGGGCGTCTGGCAGCCAGGTGTGGAAGGGAACCGCCGGCAGCTTGACCGTGAAGGCGATGAAGAAGCCGAGCATGATCCAGCGGGCCGCGCCCGGATACAGGTCGGCTTCGAGCAGCTCGAAATAATCGAAGCTGAGCGTCCGTGTCGTCTGGTAATGCAGGAACACCAGGGCGAGGATCGCGATCAGCATCAACAGGCCGCTGACCTGAGTGAAGATGAAAAATTTCATGGCCGCATAGACCCGGTTCTCATGCCCCCAGATGGCGATCAGCAGATACATCGGGATGAGCATGACTTCCCAGAAAAAAAAGAACAGGAACAGGTCGAGGGCAAGGAACACGCCGATGACGCCGGCCAGCGTCCACAGCAGGTTGAAATGGAAGAAGCCCTGCCGTTCGCGGATCTCGGTCCAAGAGCACAGCACCGCGGCGAAGCCGAGGAACACCGTGAGGGTGGTGAGGAGAAGACTCAATCCGTCCAGCGCCAGATGGAAACGGATGCCAAAGCGCGGAATCCAGGCCCAGTCGGTCTGCACCAGCCAGGTGGAGTCCGGCACGGGCTGGGCGAAGAGAGCCAGCAGCAGTGCCGTGTCCGAGGTCAGGGCGGCCAGTGCCAGCCAGCGCGGAGCGTGGTCCCGCCAGCGGCCGGCGGGGAGCGCCAGCAGTCCGCCGATCAGGGGAATCAGGATCAGCCAGAGTAGGATCATGCCCATACCCCCAAGGCCAGGATCAGGGCGGCGCCGAACAGCATACCAGCGGCGTAGCGCCGGAGCTGGCCGGTCTGGGTGGGTACCAGCAGGCGATGACCCAGGCGGGCGAGGGCGACGATACCTTGATACGGCCGGTCGACCACGTCGGCCTGGTTCAGCCGGGCGAGCGCAACGAAAGGCCGGACGAACAGCCGGTCGTAGAGCCAGTCCATGCCCCAGCCGTTGAACCACAGGCGCCGCAATGCTTCTGCGCCGGGTAGCCGCACTAGGGCTTCGGCTGAACTGGCGCCGGTACGGTAGATGAGATAGCCGAGCGCGATGCCGAGGAACGGTGCTGTTGTGGTCAAGATGCCGATCGGGCCACCGGCCTGTTCCGGTCCGGTTTCGGGCAGCGCAGGGAACAGGGACGGTTTCGCCAGACCTCCGCCGAGGGAAAGAACGGCGAGAGCCACCAGCGGCACGCCGATGCTGGAGCCGTAATGCCGATGGGCCGGTGTTTGTTCCGGGCCGAAAAACGCGATCAGGAGCAGCCGGGTGCTGTAGAGGCCGGTGAGGATCGCGCCCGCCGTACCTGCGGCCCACAACCAGGGGCCGGCGGTACCGGCAGCGTAGGCGCTGAGCAGGATTTCGTGCTTGCTGTAGTACCCGGACGTGAACGGCAGAGCGACCAGGGCCGCCAGTCCGATGAGAAAGGTCCAGAATACCAGCGGCAGGCTGCGCCGCAAGCCTCCCATCCTGAAGATGTCCTGTTCATGATGCAGCGACAGGATGACGGCGCCCGCGCCGAGGAACAGCAGGGCCTTGAAGAAGGCATGGGTGGTCAGATGGAAGATCGCCGCCGACCAGGCGCCCGCGCCCAGCGCCAGGAACATGTAGCCGATTTGGCTGACGGTGGAATAGGCCAGGACGCGTTTGATGTCGGTCTGGGTCAGGGCGCTGAAACCGGACATTAGGAGGGTGGTGGCACCGATGACCGCGACCAGGGTCTGTACCTCGGGCGCCAGAGTGAACAGCGTGTGGGTGCGGGCGATGAGGTAGACGCCGGCAGTGACCATGGTGGCGGCATGGATCAGGGCGCTGATCGGGGTGGGGCCAGCCATGGCGTCGGGCAGCCAGACCTGCAGCGGCAACTGGGCCGATTTGCCGACGGCGCCGCCAAGCAGCAGCAGGGCCGCGGCGGTGGCCATGGCCGAGCCCGCCGGCCATTGGGTATCGGCTCGGGTCAATGCCTCCTGGATGTCGAGCGTGCCGAGCTGGCTGAACAGCAGGAACAACCCCAGCGCCATGGCGGTGTCGCCGACGCGGGTGACGACGAAAGCCTTGCGGGCCGCATAGCCGTTCTCGGGTTTCTCATACCAGAAGCCGATCAGAAGGTAACTGCACAGCCCCACGCCTTCCCAGCCGAGATACAGCAGCGGCAGGTTGTCCGCCAATACCAGGATCAGCATGGCGAACACGAACAGGTTCATGTAGGCGAAGAAACGGGCCATGCCGGGGTCATCGGCCATGTAGCCGGCGGAATAGATGTGGATCAGGAAACCGATTCCGGTGACCACCAAAAGCATGTTGAGCGACAGGGCGTCGAGGTAGAAGGCGAAATCGACGCCGAAATCGCCCGCCGCCATCCAGTGCCAGAGCGTCTGTCGGAACACCCGGCCTTCCGGCGCCAGGGTCAGAAGTTCGAAAGCCAGGGCGGCCGTCAGGGCTGCCGAGACGCCGACCGAACCGGCGCCGATCCAGGGGACGAAACGTCTGGCCAGCCGGCCTTCGCTCCCGGTGAGGATCAGGAAGCCCGTCAGAGGAAGGAAGGGAACCAGCCACAACAGATTCAGCATGACGACTCCTAGCCTTGCATTTCGCTCAGGCGATCCACGTCCAGCGTCTTGTGGCGCCGGTAGATCTGCAGCACCAGCCCCAACCCTACACCGACTTCGGCAGCGGCCAGGGTCAGGATCAACAGGAACATGACTTGGCCGTCGGGCTGGCCCCAGCGGGACCCGGCGGCGATGAAGGCCAGTCCCGCCGCGTTCAGCATGATCTCCACCGACATCAGCATCACGATCAAATTGCGCCGGATCAGCAGGGCGATCAGGCCTAGCACGAACAGGACCAAGGCTAGGAGCAGCGCATGTTCGAAAGGAATCGGCGCCATTACTTCAGCTCCTAAGACTTGAGGGGACGGCCGAGGTGATAGGCGCCGACCAGCCCCGCCAGCAGCAGCATGGAGGCCGTTTCGACCGCCAGCAGGTAGGGGCCGAACAGGGCAATGCCAAGTGTCTTGGATTCGACGATCCGGCTCGCCTCGTGGACGCCGGAACGCGTCAGGGTGAACAGCAGCTCGGCGAACAGGATGGCGCAGAGTGCGGCGGGGCCATGCCAGATGCCTGGGCACAGCCATTGTCTTTCCTGCTCGATCGTTTTGCTGCCGAGATTGAGCATCATCACCACGAACACGAACAGCACGATGATCGCCCCGGCGTAGATGATGACCTCCAGCACCGCCGCGAAAAACGCGCCCAGCAGGTAAAAGATGAAGCCCGAGGCCAGCAGGGAGACGATGAGGTAGAGCAGGGCGTGCACGGTATTGCACTGGATCACCACCATGAAGGTGGCGGCGACGGCGACCAGGGCGGAGAGGTAGAAAAGGGTCAGTTCCATGTCGATGCCTGTGGGGTTGCAGTCAGGGCAGAAGGCTGTGCACGTCGATCGGGGGCGCTTCGTTTTCCGCCTGGCCTTTGTCTTTACCAGCGATCGCCTTGCCCGCCACCCGGTAGAAACTGTAGCCCGGATATTTCCCGGTCCCCTGGATCAAAAGGTGTTCCTTTTCGTACACCAGGTTGCGGCGGTCGTATTCGCACAGTTCGAAATCGGGGGTGAGCTGGATCGCGTAGGTCGGGCAGGCTTCTTCGCACAGGCCGCAAAGGATGCAGCGCGAGAAATTGATGCGGAAGAATTCGGGATACCAGCGGCCATCGACATCCTCGGTTTTCTGCAGCGCGATGCAGTCCACCGGACAAACGACAGCGCAGAGATTGCAGGCGACGCAGCGCTCCTCGCCGTCCGGGTCGCGGGTGAGCACGATGCGGCCGCGGTAGCGCGGATAGAGCTTGGGTCGCTGTTCGGGGTACTGGACCGTGTCGGCACGGGAGAAGGTGTGCTTGAGCACGATCCACAGGGTGCGCAATTGGCTGATCATCTCGCTTTCTCACTCATGGCACCAACAGGCCGACGGCCCCGGTGATGACGATATTGGCCAGGGTCAGCGGCAGCATCACCTTCCAGCCGAAACTCATGAGCTGATCGTAGCGCGGCCGGGCCAGCGCCGCACGCAGCAGGATGAAGAAGAGGATGAAGACCAGGGTCTTGAGGATGAACCAGGCCAAAGGCGGCAGGAAGGCCGGTCCCAGCCAGCCGCCGAAGAACAGTGTCACCAGCATGGCCGAGTTCAGGGTGATCCCCAAGTATTCGCCGACGAAGAACATGCCGAACTTCATGCCGGAATATTCGGTGTGGAAGCCACCTGTGATCTCCTGTTCGGCTTCCGGCAGGTCAAAGGGAGCGCGATGGCATTCCGCCACAGCCGCCACCAGGAAGGCGAGAAAGCCGGCAAACTGCGGCAGTACGTACCAGCCGTCTTTCTGCGCTTCGACGATCTCCCGCAGGTTGAAGCTGCCGGCCAGCATCACCACACCCATGGCGGCCAGCCCCATGAAGACCTCGTAGCTGATGCTCTGGGCGGCGGCGCGCAGGCTCCCGAGCAGGGAGTATTTGTTGTTCGAGGCGTAGCCCGCGAGCACCTGGCTGTAGACCGCCAGCGAAGACAGCGCGAAGAAATACAGCAGGCCGAAGTTGAAGTCGATGACGCCCACGCCCGGCGCGAACGGCACCACCACGAAGCCGAGCAGCATGGTCACCATGACGATGGCCGGCGCGATGACGAACACCGGCTTGTCGGCGAAAGGCGGAATCCAGTCTTCTTTGAAGAAGATCTTGACCATGTCAGCCACCACCTGTCCCAGCCCGAGCGGGCCGACCCGGTTGGGCCCGAGCCGGTCCTGCCAGATCCCGATCAGGCGGCGCTCCACCCAGATCAGCCAAGCCGCGACGACCACGACCGAGAGCAGGATGCCGACGACGACATAAGGCGATCCGACGGTCATGACATCTCCTCTCCAGCTTCGTTCGGTTTCCACGGCCGCGAGGCGGTTGCCAGGAAAGGCAGGTCGGGCAGGCCGGCCGGTACGCCGGCGACGCCGGCCGCGAGGCCGGAGAGGAGCTTCACCGGCAGCCAGACGTCCGGGGCGAGTTCGACTTCTTCGCCTTCGGCGAGACCGAGCCGGGTCGCGTCTTCGGGAGCGATGGCGAGATAGGGATGCGGCGCCCGTTCTGCCACTGCGGCCGAGTGCATGCTGGTCTCGTCGCTGCCGAAGATGTGGTGAAGCGGTACCAGCCGCAGCGCGTCCGCAAGGGGCGCCTCGGCTTCCGGCGGCGGGGACCACGGCCGTTCGGCCCCGTCGCCGCCACCGAGCAGACGGATGCCGGGATCACCGCCGGAGAGATGCCCGCCGGCTTCATCCTGGAATTTGCAGACCGCCTGGTTCGAGTTCCAGCCCGGCGCCCAGACGAAGGGATTCAGGGCAGGCGGATGATCGGTTGCCGCTCCCTCCATGGAGAAGGCCAGGGCCGAATCGGTGTCCTCCGGCGGTTTCGGTTCGTGGATGCGGACGTCGGCCAGCATTGCGGTGCGTCCGCTGTAGCGGTGCGGCTGGCGCGGGATCTTCTGGCCTGCGATGCGGAAGGCCGCTCCCGGCGCGCAAGCGGTGATTTGCTGGAACACCGGTAGCGAGCCGGCCAGCGCTCGGGTCAGATCGTCGAGGTGGGGCCACGGCCCGAGCCAGCGCCAGCCATCCCGGCTGTCGCCGGCCGGCTGCATCGCTGCGAAGAAGCGCTGGGCGCGCCCTTCGCTGCTGATCAACGTCCCTTCGGTTTCGGCGAAGCTGGCGGCCGGCAGGACGAGGTGCGCGCGCTCCGCTGTGGCGTGCAGGGTATGGTCGATCACGATCACCTGTCTCGCACGCGTCAGTAGCGCATCGATCGCGGTCCGGTCCGCCCGCCGGTAGAGATCGTTCTCCAGGATCAGGAGCGTGTCGGCCCTTCCGGCCTCGATGGTCTGGAAGGCGTGGGCAAGAGGCTGCGCCTCCATCATCGCCAGCCCCAGGCTGTTGCATTCCGGTACGGCGAAATGCACCGCCGTGGCCTGACCCCCCCGTGTCGCCGCCAGTGCGGCGGCGATCTGGCCCACCGCCCGCAGCGCGTCTTCGCTCAGGCAGCCAGTGCCGGACACGATCAGGGGCCGTTCGGCCGAGGTCAGCGCCTGGGTGATTTCCGCAGCCAGGGCTTCGTGTTCGGGGGGCAGATTTGAGACGGCCGGCGCTTCGGGGCAGATCCCGTGCGCGACGGCGAAGCCCAGCCGGGCGATGGTCTGAGGGGATGCGCGGCAGATTCGCACGGCGATGTCGTCCAGCCGGGTCGGCGCCGGACTGGCGATGAACAGCGGGCTCTTCTCGGCCTGGGCCGCTTCACGCACGGCGGCATCCTGCCAGTGCGGGATGCCCAGTTCGTCGGCGATGGCCAGGGCACGGTTGCGCACTGCTTGGCGCAGCGCCAGCGCCAGCCGCGGTGCGGTCTGAGTCGGGTCTTCGCCCAGGATGAAGACGGCATCCGCCCGTTCGGCCTCCCGCAGCGACACGAGGTGGACGGGGAAGTTCCGGATGAGGTCGAGCAGGGTGCGCAGGCAGCCATGTTCGGCGCCGCCGATGCCGGCATGGAAACGCTCCGCGCCGACCCGTTCCCGCAAGGCGAAATTGGCCTCGAGGCTGGCGCGGGGCGATCCGATGCCGATGATTCCCTTGGCATCCTCGAGCATGGCGCGCAAGCGGTTTTCGGCGGCGTGCACGTCCAGCGGAGCGGTTTCGGCGGAGCGGGCCTGATGCAGGCGAGCCGGGCCGTTGACGAAGCCGTAGCCGAATCGCCCCCGGTCGCAGAGGAAATAGCCGTTGATCTCGCCGTGGTAGCGGTTGACGATCCGCCGCAGACTGCCATAACGCTCACCGGGGCTGGTGTTGCAGCCAATGCCGCAGTGGACGCAGACCGAGGGCGCGGTCTGCAGGTCCCATTTGCGGCTGTAATGACGGCTGAAGGTCTTGTCGGTGAACACCCCGGTGGGGCAGACCTCAACGAGGTTGCCACTGAATTCGTTCTCCAGCGTCCCGTCCTCGTGGCGGCCGAAATAGACGTGGTTGTGCGAGGCGAATACTTGCAGATCCTCGCCGCCGCAATAGTCCTGGTAATAGCGGACGCAGCGGTAGCAGGCGATGCAGCGGTTCATCTCGTGGTTGATGAAGGGTCCCAAGTCCTGGTTGCGGTGGGTGCGCTTGAGGCCGCGGTATTGGCGGAAGGTATGGCCGGTCATCACAGTCATGTCCTGCAGATGGCATTCGCCGCCTTCCTCGCACACGGGGCAGTCGTGCGGATGGTTGGTCATCAGCAGTTCCAGGATGCCGGCGCGGAAGGCTTTGGCGTCAGGGCCCTGCAGAGAAATCCGCATACCCTCCGCAACCGGTGTCATGCAGGCCATCACCACCCGGCCTTGGGTGTCGTCTGCATCTTTGAACTGGATCACGCCGCACTGGCGGCAGGCGCCGACCGAACCCATGGCCGGGTGCCAGCAGAAATAAGGCAGGTCCAGGCCCAGCGAGAGTATCGCCTGCAGCAGGTTTTCCCCTGCCTTGACCGGATAGCTCTTGCCGTCGATTTCGATGTGCGGACTCCCTCCCTGGAGTCCGTCCTGGGGACCGGCCTTCGGCCGTTCAAAATCGTTCCTTACGATTTTGTGCGGACTCCCTCCCTGGAGTCCGTCCTGGGGACCGGCCTTCGGCCGTTCAAAATCGTTCCTTACGATTTTGTGCGGACTCCCTCCCTGGAGTCCGTCCTGGGGACCGGCCTTCGGCCGTCCAAAATCGTTCCTTACGATTTTGTCAGGCATGGGCGCCTCCGTTGATGTTTTGCGGCTGGAGATAGCGCTCGAAATCGGCGCGGAAATATTTGAGGGCGCTCTGCAGCGGCTCCATCGCGCCGGGGGCGAGGGCGCAGAAGGTATTGCCGGGGCCGAGCAGGCCGCACAAGCGCGCCAAAGTCTCGAGGTCCTCAGGCCGGCCGCGCCCTGCTATCAGGTCTTCGAGCAGGCTGACGGTCCAGGGCAGGCCATCCCGGCAGGGGGTGCACCAGCCGCAGGATTCCTGAGCAAAGAACCGTTCGAGGTTGAGCACCATCTGCACTGGACAGGTCTTATCGTCCAACAGGATCATCGTGCCGGTACCGAGCCTGCTGCCGGCCTTGGCGATCGACCCGTAGTCCATGGGGATGTCCAGGTGTTCGGGCAGCAGAAAATCGGTGGACGCCCCCCCGGGCAGGTAGCCTTTCAACCGGTAGCCTTGCCGCATTCCGCCGGCATGTTCTTCGATGATCTCCCTCGCCGTGGTACCCATGGGCAGCTCCCATGCGCCGGGGCGCTCGACCCGACCGCTGACGCCGTAAATCTTGGTGCCCGGCTCGCCGCTGCGGCTGAGACTCTGGTACCACTCCACTCCGTTGCGGAGGATGTGCGGCAGATTGCACAGAGTCTCGACGTTGTTGACGATGGTGGGCTTGCCGAACAGCCCGGAGACTTGCGGAAACGGTGGTTTGGCGCGAGGGGTGGCGCGCTTCCCTTCCAAGGAGTTGAGCAGGGCGGTTTCCTCGCCGCAGATGTAGCGGCCGGCGCTGGTGTGCAGACGCAGATCCAGGCTGAATCCCGAGCCGAGGATGTTTTCGCCGAGCAGCTTGTGTGCTTCGGCTTCGGCGATCGCCCGCCGCAGTCGCGCCGCCGCCAGCCGGTACTCCCCCCGGAGGAAGATATAAGCGACGTTCGCCTGGATGGCGTAAGATGCGATGGCCACGCCTTCGATCAGTTGGTGCGGATCGCCTTCCAGCAACAGCCGGTCTTTGAACGTGCCGGGCTCCATCTCGTCGCCATTGACCACCAAGTATTTGGTTTTGGGCGCATCCTCGCCCATCGGCACGAAGCTCCATTTCAGGCCGGTCGGGAAGCCGGCGCCACCGCGGCCGCGTAGTCCGGAGTCTTTGACCCGCTGCTGCACCTCCAGAGGGGTGAATTCGGCGAGGGTTTTTTTCAACCCTTCGTAGCCACCGCCGGCGAGATATTCGGCCAGAGTCACGGTCGAGCCGTCGGATTTGATGTTGCGGGTGAGCGGCGCGTCCATCAGGGCGCTCCGGTTTCACCGAGAATGGTGTCCAGCCTGGCGGGATCGACGTTGAAATGGGTCTCGTCGCCGATCATGAGTACCGGCGCCTTGTCGCAGGCGCCCAGGCAGACGATGGGGAGCAGGGTGTATTCGCCGTCCCCCGTGGTTTCCCCCAGACCGATGCCGAGCTTCTCGGTCAGATGGCGGCGGTTTTCCTCCGCGCCCAACATCCAGCAGCTTACGCTGTTGCAATAGTGGATGACGCGCTTGCCGACCGGGCGGCGGTAGATCAGGTTGTAGAAGGTGGCGACACTGTCCAGCTCCGCCGGTGACATCCCCAACAGTTCGGCGATCTCCTCCAGCAGTTCATCGGAAATCCAGCCGTGGCTGCGCTGCACGATGTTCAACGCTTCGATCGCGGCCGCCGAAGGGTGGGGGAAATGCCCGGCTTCCTGGCGGATGGCTTGGATTTCGTCGGCAGTGAGGATCATGTTCAGGCTCCTTCAGCGGTCCACGTCGGCCATCACGAAATCGATACTGGCGAGGATGGCGATGAGGTCGGCGATCATCATGCCGCGGCTCATCAGCGGAATCATTTGCAGATGCGGGAACGAGGGGGTGCGGATACGGGTACGGTACGCCATCGTGCCGCCATCGGAGGTCAGATAATAGCCGTTCAGGCCCTTGGTCGCCTCGATCGTCATGCAAACCTCGCCGGGCGGGATCACCGGGCCCCAAGAGACGCTGAGGAAATGCTGGATTAGCGTTTCGATGTCGTGCATCGTGCGTTCCCTGGGCGGCGGGGTGGTGAGCGGGTGCTCGGCTTTGTAAGGGCCGGTAGGCATGTGCTCCACACACTGCTCGATGATCCGGAGGCTCTGCCGCATCTCCTCCACCCGCACCGCGCAACGGTCGTAGCAGTCGCCATTCGTGCCGGTCGGAATGTCGAATTCGAAGTGCTCGTAACCCGAATAGGGCCGGGCCTTGCGGTAGTCCCAGGGCAGACCCGTAGCCCGCAGTCCCGCCCCGGTCACGCTCCAGTCGATGGCTTCAGCAGTGGTGTAGGCACCGATGCCGCGGGTGCGGCGCTGGATCAGCTTGTTGGCCATCACTGCCTTGTCGTATTCGGCCAGACGCTTGGGAAAATAGGCGATGAACTCGCGGATCAGTCTGTCCCAGCCCTCGGGCAGGTCCATGGCGACGCCACCGATGCGGAAGAAACTCGAATGCATCCGGGCGCCGGTGAAGGATTCGATGATCTCGAACACCTTCTCGCGGTCGATGAACATGTAGAAGATCGGCGACATCTGGCCCACATCCTGGGCGAAAGTCCCGTAGAACAGGAGGTGGCTGGCGATCCGGTAGAACTCACAGATCATGACCCGGATGACCCGGGCGCGCTCCGGCACCTCGATTCCGGCCAGTTTTTCGACCGCCATGACGTAAGGCAGGTTGTTCATCGAACCGCCCAGGTAATCGATCCGGTCGGTGTAGGGGATGTAGCTGTGCCAGGATTGGCGCTCGCCCATCTTCTCGGCGCCCCGGTGGTGGTAGCCGATGTCCGGGACGGCATCGACGATCTCCTCGCCATCGAGCTGGAGGGCGACCCGGAACACCCCATGCACGCTGGGATGGTTGGGGCCTAAGTTCAGGAACAGGAAATCGGTGTCGTCACTCTGGCGCTGCATGCCCCACTCTTCAGGCACGAAGCGCAGAGCTTCCTGTTCCTGCCGCTGTACCTCGTCCGGTAGGCTGAACGGTTCCATCTCGGTGGCCCGAGCCGGGTGGTCCTTGCGCAACGGATGGCCCTGCCAAGTCGGCGGCATGATGAGGCGGCGCAGGTTGGGATGGCCGTCGAAACGGATGCCGAACATGTCCCAGACTTCGCGCTCGTACCAGTTGGCGGCGGGACAGACGGCAACGATGCTGGGGAGTGCCGGATCGGTTTCCGGGAGGGCGACTTTCAGCCGGACGTCGGCGTTGCGCTCCAACGAAATGAGGTGATAGACGACGGTGTAGGCACTGGCGGGCAATCCCTCGCGGTGTTTGCGGACCCGCTCGTCGACGGCGGTCAGGTCGAACAGCAGCGCATAGGGCCGGTCGATTTCCGAACGCAGGTAGCGGATCGTCTCGACGAGGGTTCTGGCGGGCAGCCACAGTGTGGGTATGCCGTCGGCGGTGGCTTGGTAGACGAAGCTCTCGTCGCCGAAGCGACGGCACAGGGCCGGTACGATGGTTCCAGCATGTTCCGTCATCGAGGCCGCCATGTCCGGATTTCCTCCCGCTCAATCCAGGCTGAACGGATCGTGCAGTTCGGTGGCCCGGTTGCGTTCGGCCTGTTTGAGGTCACGCCGGCTGGGCACGGGAGCCTTTTGAATGCCTTGCGGTCCGATCACCCAGCTCAAGGGCCGCTCCTCCTTTTCCACCAATTCCTGCAGCATCATCAGTCCCTCCAACAAGGCTTCCGGCCGTGGCGGGCAGCCCGGCACGTAGACGTCCACGG
This genomic window contains:
- the nuoC gene encoding NADH-quinone oxidoreductase subunit C/D, with product MAASMTEHAGTIVPALCRRFGDESFVYQATADGIPTLWLPARTLVETIRYLRSEIDRPYALLFDLTAVDERVRKHREGLPASAYTVVYHLISLERNADVRLKVALPETDPALPSIVAVCPAANWYEREVWDMFGIRFDGHPNLRRLIMPPTWQGHPLRKDHPARATEMEPFSLPDEVQRQEQEALRFVPEEWGMQRQSDDTDFLFLNLGPNHPSVHGVFRVALQLDGEEIVDAVPDIGYHHRGAEKMGERQSWHSYIPYTDRIDYLGGSMNNLPYVMAVEKLAGIEVPERARVIRVMICEFYRIASHLLFYGTFAQDVGQMSPIFYMFIDREKVFEIIESFTGARMHSSFFRIGGVAMDLPEGWDRLIREFIAYFPKRLAEYDKAVMANKLIQRRTRGIGAYTTAEAIDWSVTGAGLRATGLPWDYRKARPYSGYEHFEFDIPTGTNGDCYDRCAVRVEEMRQSLRIIEQCVEHMPTGPYKAEHPLTTPPPRERTMHDIETLIQHFLSVSWGPVIPPGEVCMTIEATKGLNGYYLTSDGGTMAYRTRIRTPSFPHLQMIPLMSRGMMIADLIAILASIDFVMADVDR